In Yarrowia lipolytica chromosome 1F, complete sequence, a genomic segment contains:
- a CDS encoding uncharacterized protein (Compare to YALI0F25487g, weakly similar to uniprot|O07408 Mycobacterium tuberculosis hypothetical protein and uniprot|Q9HU04 Pseudomonas aeruginosa hypothetical protein and uniprot|Q9DCP4 Mus musculus hypothetical protein) encodes MMLRSLNLSIKGVSTLSAHTPTTKRLFTSSTSNMAPRITRPKLKEYPFVVTQSTRWSDNDQYGHLNNAVYYHFYDALVNGYYWDQCKHNVMGDLRALVVASGSEYFEIIDGFPKPLVLGLAVRKLGRSSVEFEIGVFQQSKTAEQEESAESIVYEAWANSGEDPVPATTEEALFRELRNQKVKALGKFVHVFVDSTTNKAVPIPADLRKGLEEIYVGPSLPKM; translated from the coding sequence ATGATGTTACGATCTCTGAATCTTTCTATTAAAGGTGTCTCTACTCTGTCGGCCCATACACCTACCACCAAACGACTATTTACGTCTTCCACATCTAACATGGCCCCCCGAATCACACGAcccaagctcaaggagtacCCCTTCGTGGTTACTCAGTCGACTCGATGGTCTGACAACGACCAATATGGCCATCTCAACAACGCTGTCTACTACCACTTCTACGATGCACTTGTTAACGGATACTACTGGGATCAATGCAAACATAACGTGATGGGCGATCTACGGGCTCTCGTGGTCGCCTCAGGCTCAGAATACTTCGAGATCATCGACGGATTCCCCAAACCTCTGGTGCTCGGTCTGGCAGTACGGAAACTTGGACGATCGTCTGTGGAGTTTGAGATCGGAGTCTTTCAACAGAGCAAAACGGCCGAGCAAGAGGAGTCAGCAGAAAGCATTGTCTACGAGGCCTGGGCCAACTCCGGAGAAGATCCCGTACCTGCCACCACAGAAGAGGCTCTGTTCAGAGAGCTGAGAAACCAAaaggtcaaggctctgggAAAATTTGTGCATGTCTTCGTCGACTCGACCACCAACAAGGCGGTTCCAATTCCCGCGGATCTCAGAAAGGGCCTGGAGGAAATTTATGTTGGTCCTTCTCTTCCCAAGATGTAA
- a CDS encoding uncharacterized protein (Compare to YALI0F25509g, no similarity), whose protein sequence is MYKYMTRAGSKVACRFTRNMSTQAHKSSPGKFRKLVRLTAGGCLVGYTAAVFFASRDERFRDIFIEKFPFGRPIGEYFEEQEIKKNRDSPKPKPIPTSPSGQPNARTSHLSALYPDKSNPNAMTNNPDGDSHQERKFNLERALSSKGTKKEYFDPLTENQGNFFDPSSGVVAEEHKEYLPLILLHDSADHAARHSAMALNDLISSINTSIVTNDSVKNVSDSLIQLSEFVAVNHPEIQTQLSERLGEKARRFHALGEHYHTIIQDFLQNEVEHGPHQGHAAEVELTIYETDKMRDLRKNVIQEIHDTEDLLVKYCNRYSRPEGPVAEVITRRVPTVETVTLEPIDSTAKAAFDASKYKSQISAAEQSLAVLVAAVQHSSVLGVDPFVEGVKQAINNVDIGDRSKILTEALKNVTVPSDVNLTPYLEQITDKSS, encoded by the coding sequence ATGTACAAATACATGACTCGCGCGGGGTCCAAAGTGGCCTGCCGATTCACCCGCAACATGAGCACCCAAGCACACAAAAGCTCGCCCGGCAAGTTTCGAAAACTCGTTAGACTCACGGCGGGCGGATGTCTCGTGGGATACACCGCTGCCGTCTTTTTCGCCTCTCGAGACGAGCGGTTCAGAGACATTTTTATCGAAAAGTTCCCGTTTGGCCGGCCCATTGGCGAGTACTTCGAGGAGCAAGAAATCAAGAAAAACAGAGACTCgcccaagcccaagcctATTCCTACTTCTCCTTCTGGCCAGCCCAATGCTCGAACCAGCCATCTGTCGGCCCTGTACCCCGACAAATCCAACCCTAACGCCATGACCAACAACCCCGATGGGGACTCGCACCAAGAGCGAAAGTTCAACCTCGAGAGAGCTCTTTCTTCCAAGGGCACCAAGAAGGAATACTTTGACCCTCTGACTGAGAACCAGGGCAACTTCTTCGACCCCTCAAGTGGAGTGGTTGCCGAGGAACACAAGGAGTACCTGCCCCTGATTCTGCTGCACGACTCGGCCGACCATGCTGCCCGACACTCGGCTATGGCTCTCAACGAcctcatctcctccatcaacacCTCCATTGTCACCAACGACTCGGTTAAGAACGTCTCCGACTCGCTCATCCAGCTGTCCGAGTTTGTTGCCGTCAACCACCCCGAGATCCAGACCCAGCTGTCTGAGCGTCTGGGCGAAAAGGCCCGCCGATTCCATGCGCTGGGCGAGCATTACCACACCATTATCCAGGACTTTCTGCAAAACGAGGTCGAGCACGGGCCTCACCAGGGCCACGCCGCAGAGGTCGAATTGACCATCTACGAGACCGACAAAATGAGAGACCTGCGAAAGAACGTGATCCAGGAAATCCATGATACAGAAGACCTGCTGGTGAAGTACTGCAACCGGTACTCGCGACCCGAGGGACCCGTAGCAGAGGTCATCACTCGACGGGTGCCCACAGTTGAGACTGTGACTCTGGAGCCCATTGACTCGACTGCCAAGGCAGCCTTTGACGcgtccaagtacaagtctCAGATCTCAGCAGCCGAGCAGTCGCTAGCCGTGCTGGTGGCCGCAGTGCAGCACTCGTCGGTTCTGGGGGTGGACCCGTTTGTGGAGGGCGTCAAGCAGGCCATCAACAATGTGGACATTGGAGATCGGTCCAAGATTCTGAccgaggctctcaagaacgtGACTGTTCCCAGTGACGTCAACCTCACTCCTTATCTGGAGCAGATCACCGACAAGAGTTCCTAA
- a CDS encoding 60S ribosomal protein uL23 (Compare to YALI0F25531g, similar to Saccharomyces cerevisiae RPL25 (YOL127W); ancestral locus Anc_3.43, highly similar to uniprot|P08792 Pichia jadinii 60S ribosomal protein L25), with amino-acid sequence MAATQAQNAKKAALKGTNGSKTLKYRSSTIFRRPKVLELPKKPLYQRKAVAHYPRMDSYDVIISPLNTETAMKKIEDSNTLVFIVNKKANKYQIRDAIKKLYEVEIASVNTLIRPDGKKKAFVRLTADHDALDIANKIGYI; translated from the coding sequence ATGGCCGCCACTCAAGCTCAgaacgccaagaaggctgccCTCAAGGGTACCAACGGCTCCAAGACCCTCAAGTACCGAtcctccaccatcttccGACGACCCAaggtccttgagctcccCAAGAAGCCCCTGTACCAGCGAAAGGCCGTTGCTCACTACCCCCGAATGGACTCTTACGATGTCATCATCTCTCCCCTTAACACTGAGACTGCCATGAAGAAGATCGAGGACTCCAACACCCTTGTCTTCAttgtcaacaagaaggccaacaAGTACCAGATCCGAGATGCTATCAAGAAGCTCTACGAGGTCGAGATTGCCTCTGTCAACACCCTCATCCGACCCGACGGTAAGAAGAAGGCTTTCGTCCGACTCACCGCCGACCACGATGCTCTTGACATTGCCAACAAGATCGGTTACATCTAA